From a region of the Coprococcus comes ATCC 27758 genome:
- a CDS encoding glycoside hydrolase family 5 protein, with translation MKVKGVNLGNWLVLEKWMSPALFAGTTAEDEYYLPRQLSKEVYEARIKIHRSEYITERDFVTIKSMGMEAVRIPVPYFIFGDREPFIGCIEELDKAFNWAEAYGLQILIDLHTAPLGQNGFDNGGICGVCKWSKHPEEVEFVLSVLERLAERYGERKGLWGIEVINEPVTENMWETMKVPERYPAVDPELAEGSGPVTLDFLRGFYKDAYDRIRKYMPEEKYVVIHDGFELKAWKGYMQEEKYKNVVLDTHQYLMVAEANGCEQTMEGYLKYIREHFQKDIQEMEEYFPVICGEWCLFNSLACGWDTKGGQSVLNGLDGEVESSVSDEEKKKIYQAVAEAQLAAWNTGSGYFYWSYKLLTDTVNDKGWTGWDSWDLGRCVDFGWFPKV, from the coding sequence ATGAAAGTTAAAGGAGTCAATCTTGGAAACTGGCTGGTACTGGAAAAATGGATGAGTCCGGCGTTATTTGCAGGAACAACAGCGGAAGATGAGTACTATCTGCCGAGACAGCTTTCCAAAGAAGTGTATGAGGCAAGAATTAAGATTCACCGTTCCGAATATATTACAGAACGTGATTTTGTGACGATCAAATCGATGGGAATGGAAGCTGTCCGGATTCCGGTTCCGTATTTTATATTTGGCGACAGAGAACCATTTATCGGATGTATCGAAGAACTGGACAAGGCATTTAACTGGGCAGAAGCGTATGGCTTACAGATTCTGATCGATCTTCATACCGCTCCGCTTGGTCAGAATGGATTTGACAACGGAGGAATTTGCGGCGTATGTAAATGGTCAAAGCATCCGGAAGAGGTTGAATTTGTCCTGTCTGTACTGGAGCGTCTGGCAGAGCGTTACGGGGAAAGAAAAGGCTTATGGGGAATTGAAGTGATCAATGAACCGGTGACAGAAAATATGTGGGAAACCATGAAGGTACCGGAGAGATATCCTGCAGTTGATCCTGAGCTGGCAGAGGGTTCCGGTCCGGTGACACTTGATTTTCTCAGAGGATTTTACAAAGACGCATACGACAGAATCCGGAAATATATGCCGGAAGAGAAATATGTGGTCATTCACGACGGATTTGAACTGAAAGCATGGAAGGGCTACATGCAGGAAGAAAAGTACAAGAATGTAGTCCTGGATACCCATCAGTATCTGATGGTTGCAGAGGCAAATGGCTGCGAGCAGACAATGGAAGGATATCTGAAGTATATCAGAGAACATTTTCAGAAAGATATTCAGGAAATGGAAGAATATTTCCCGGTGATCTGCGGAGAATGGTGCCTGTTCAATTCTCTGGCTTGTGGATGGGATACCAAAGGAGGACAGTCCGTATTGAATGGTCTGGACGGGGAAGTGGAAAGCTCCGTAAGTGATGAAGAAAAGAAAAAAATCTATCAGGCAGTGGCAGAAGCGCAGCTTGCGGCATGGAATACAGGAAGCGGATATTTCTACTGGAGCTATAAGCTGCTGACCGATACGGTTAATGACAAAGGCTGGACCGGATGGGACAGCTGGGATCTTGGAAGATGTGTGGACTTTGGCTGGTTCCCGAAGGTGTAA
- a CDS encoding MFS transporter, protein MNSKNKLTFSKVVERFSYGCGDFGCNIIYTAMSAFLLFYYTDYAKVSALAVGTIMMVSRIFDGISDIIMGVIVDRTKSRFGKARPWLLRMCIPFAISGILLFSVPTSWAATPKLVYVFITYNLVSTVIYTAINVPYSALNALMTQDPYERSVLSIFRNLLATAGTLTINTFTLPLVETFGNNASAWTKTFCVFGLVAVAAFLINFFGTKERVKPASAGEDGKVEDVPFKEGIKALFKNKYWIMMTGMLALFFLMYSVNGGATVYYAKDILGDRNLVSTINGIFNVVQILAMFFIAMLVKRLGKRNVFAIGLVLDIIGMLLLNFVGGSMAGIVVSSVIRGIGNACGGATMWAMVSDTIDYGEWKTGYRTEGLVNSACSFGYKIGNGIGSALLGMILEVGGYVGDAAVQSASALRSIEVCFVWIPIAVYVCGLIIMKFWKLDKEFPQIIADLKARQTK, encoded by the coding sequence ATGAATTCAAAGAACAAATTGACCTTTTCAAAGGTGGTGGAAAGATTTTCCTACGGATGTGGGGATTTTGGATGCAATATTATTTATACGGCGATGTCAGCTTTCTTACTGTTTTATTATACAGATTATGCAAAGGTAAGTGCACTGGCTGTTGGAACCATCATGATGGTGTCGAGAATTTTCGATGGTATCAGCGATATTATCATGGGTGTGATCGTGGATCGTACAAAATCAAGATTCGGTAAAGCAAGACCATGGCTTCTTCGTATGTGTATCCCATTTGCAATTTCAGGGATTTTACTTTTTTCTGTACCGACAAGTTGGGCGGCAACACCGAAATTAGTTTATGTCTTTATTACGTATAATCTGGTATCTACCGTTATTTATACAGCAATCAATGTACCATATTCTGCATTGAACGCACTGATGACACAGGATCCATATGAAAGATCGGTATTAAGTATTTTCAGAAACCTGCTGGCAACTGCAGGAACCCTGACGATCAATACATTTACGTTACCTTTAGTTGAAACATTTGGAAATAATGCTTCTGCATGGACAAAGACCTTCTGCGTATTCGGTCTGGTAGCCGTTGCAGCTTTCCTGATCAACTTCTTCGGAACAAAAGAACGTGTAAAACCGGCATCGGCAGGGGAAGACGGAAAGGTAGAAGATGTACCGTTTAAAGAAGGAATCAAAGCTTTATTTAAGAATAAATACTGGATCATGATGACCGGAATGCTTGCATTATTCTTCTTAATGTACTCTGTAAATGGTGGGGCAACCGTTTACTATGCAAAAGATATTTTAGGTGACAGAAATCTGGTATCAACGATCAACGGAATTTTCAATGTAGTACAGATTCTTGCAATGTTCTTCATTGCAATGCTGGTAAAACGTCTTGGTAAGAGAAATGTATTTGCAATCGGTCTGGTACTTGATATTATCGGAATGCTGCTTTTGAATTTCGTGGGTGGCTCTATGGCAGGAATCGTGGTCTCCAGTGTGATACGTGGAATCGGTAATGCATGTGGCGGAGCAACTATGTGGGCAATGGTTTCAGATACCATCGATTATGGTGAGTGGAAGACCGGATATCGTACAGAAGGTCTGGTAAACAGTGCATGCAGCTTTGGATATAAGATTGGAAATGGTATTGGTTCTGCACTTCTTGGAATGATCCTGGAGGTTGGCGGATATGTAGGAGATGCAGCTGTTCAGAGTGCATCCGCACTCCGTTCAATCGAAGTCTGCTTCGTATGGATTCCGATCGCTGTTTATGTATGTGGTCTGATCATCATGAAATTCTGGAAACTGGATAAAGAGTTCCCGCAGATCATTGCAGACTTAAAAGCACGTCAGACAAAATAA
- a CDS encoding glycoside hydrolase family 43 protein, translated as MIHNPIFKGFNPDPCICRKGDDYYIAVSTFEWMPGIPVYHSKDMKNWELYTHVLTDDEEVDLKKLPSAKGIWAPCLTYCEQEDLFYVVYGVMNSMNARYFDVDNYVITAKDIRGPWSKPVYLHSAGFDASMFHDDDGRKWVVSLEWETREGYEKPGAICMIEYSPEKQEVIGYPKRIWNGGTDRGCIEAPHLTKRNGYYYIMCAEGGTGYNHCVTMGRSKNVWGPYEGDPMNPIVTSVPGISYERQDPDHLKPKYYNPDSVLQKSGHASYVETSLGEVYLVHLCARPFAPELRCTLGRETAIQKMKWTEDGWLRMYDDDNLAKEYVEESGLPEYPVPQIPSFDDFDGEELGNWYYAPRIMPQRFADVKARPGYVRIRGQESRTSLNKVSILARKLTSVYARVTTKMEFKPETHQHSAGLIMYYDNMNYINLRKYYSQTLGQSALSIIHLENGTKTELLNTRIPVEDVPIYLRLNIEGRKSWFEWSYDGEQFVKIGGPFDTTKFSDEYCKYGEFTGTFVGLTCADRVLHKHYADFDFFEYVADEEKGMPR; from the coding sequence ATGATTCATAACCCGATTTTCAAAGGATTTAACCCGGACCCGTGCATTTGCAGAAAAGGGGACGATTATTATATAGCAGTATCAACATTTGAATGGATGCCTGGAATCCCGGTTTACCATTCCAAGGATATGAAGAACTGGGAACTGTACACACATGTACTGACAGATGACGAAGAAGTCGATCTGAAAAAGCTTCCGTCAGCAAAGGGAATCTGGGCACCGTGCCTGACTTATTGCGAGCAGGAGGATCTGTTCTATGTCGTATATGGAGTGATGAATTCCATGAACGCAAGATACTTTGATGTGGACAATTATGTGATTACGGCAAAAGACATCCGCGGACCGTGGAGCAAACCGGTCTATCTGCATTCAGCAGGATTTGATGCTTCCATGTTCCACGATGATGACGGAAGAAAATGGGTAGTATCTCTGGAGTGGGAGACCCGTGAAGGCTATGAGAAGCCGGGAGCAATCTGCATGATCGAATATTCACCAGAGAAGCAGGAAGTGATCGGATATCCAAAGCGTATCTGGAACGGTGGGACCGACCGGGGATGTATCGAAGCACCACATCTGACCAAGAGAAATGGTTATTATTACATTATGTGCGCAGAAGGTGGAACCGGATACAATCACTGTGTTACCATGGGACGGTCAAAAAATGTATGGGGACCATATGAAGGCGATCCGATGAACCCAATCGTAACGAGTGTACCGGGCATATCTTATGAACGTCAGGATCCGGATCATCTGAAACCGAAATATTATAATCCGGACAGCGTTCTTCAGAAATCCGGTCATGCAAGCTATGTGGAAACTTCCCTTGGAGAAGTGTATCTTGTCCATCTGTGCGCAAGACCATTTGCACCGGAGCTGCGCTGTACACTGGGACGTGAGACTGCAATCCAGAAAATGAAGTGGACAGAAGACGGATGGCTTCGGATGTATGATGATGACAATCTTGCAAAAGAGTATGTGGAAGAGAGCGGGCTTCCGGAGTACCCGGTTCCGCAGATTCCGTCATTCGATGATTTCGATGGAGAAGAGCTTGGCAACTGGTACTATGCGCCGAGAATCATGCCGCAGAGATTTGCAGATGTGAAGGCTCGCCCGGGTTATGTGAGAATTCGCGGACAGGAATCCAGAACCTCTCTGAACAAAGTAAGTATTCTGGCAAGAAAGCTGACCAGCGTCTATGCAAGGGTGACAACCAAAATGGAATTCAAGCCGGAAACCCATCAGCACAGCGCCGGACTGATCATGTATTATGACAACATGAACTACATCAACCTTCGTAAATATTACAGCCAGACACTGGGACAGAGTGCACTTTCCATCATCCATCTGGAAAATGGAACCAAGACAGAACTTCTGAATACCCGTATTCCGGTAGAGGATGTGCCGATCTATCTGCGGCTGAATATTGAGGGGAGAAAGTCCTGGTTCGAGTGGAGCTATGACGGAGAGCAGTTTGTGAAAATCGGCGGACCATTTGATACAACAAAATTCTCGGATGAATACTGCAAATATGGTGAGTTTACAGGAACATTTGTAGGACTGACCTGCGCGGACAGAGTGCTGCATAAGCATTATGCGGACTTTGATTTCTTCGAGTATGTTGCGGATGAGGAGAAAGGGATGCCGAGATAA